The following proteins are co-located in the Microplitis demolitor isolate Queensland-Clemson2020A chromosome 5, iyMicDemo2.1a, whole genome shotgun sequence genome:
- the LOC103579352 gene encoding mitogen-activated protein kinase kinase kinase 15 isoform X5, producing the protein MPSTCGELQEISVIPAHTSVLDGQSSTDSIGTYSDVSGNTTISTKPKIQVVCVIDLSQPENLNHRKRALEEIKQACSLVNTSFKPVQFEKLDFGETNVLDLFYNADVAVVDLSVRDQQSALFYHLGVRESFGMKENIMLFNDIDNEATVRLKVSCCNYTFVSYRVLECGTCVATKTLTTARAGEEILDPKQHLTLRLKKLLQDVEVQSKAHMKEKFLADLRKARESYSGIELARALNNMRKRLDDPNVLSGEVILNVLISFREIQDYDAMVQLVEDLHTIPNHKTYINTPMICYLYSFALSRRNKEGDRERAVRLIEKALEKKENHVPDMLCLCGRIYKDRFVESRHTDQESLKNAIHWYRKGFEVQPNEYAGVNLATLLVIAGNEFSTSEELQHIGMVLNNLIGKKGSLSSLKEYWDIATFFEISVLAQDYAKAIQAAECMFKLKAPNWYLKSTIGNISLINRFRKKNEEGELSPEEQIFSFWMDYFIEATKNDVNNYIRFPLLILEPSKILMPSYVNVNLGAEEKSIQIVNICLNCLKNNCKQVHDWLFTANMIRSVSLYKRDKRCLFLYVHENSDDFQMYFPSELCRQRFYDLVLEMTADQEGMVTNLDAYMTDGQIKYEYELDDQNKRTVLGKGTYGIVYAARDLNTQVRIAVKEIREKNLGDVQPLHEEIKLHSQLRHRNIVQYLGSISEDGYFKIFMEQVPGGSLSALLRSKWGPLKENESTISYYTKQILEGLKYLHDQKIVHRDIKGDNVLVNTYSGVVKISDFGMSKRLAGLCPSTETFTGTLQYMAPEVIDKGQRGYGAPADVWSLGCTVVEMATGKPPFIELGSPQAAVFKVGYYKIHPEIPSELSERAKNFILRCFEPNPDVRAPAAVLLDDPFLYEKKKSSRLPAPPDFSRSISVPGDRIERLNNNNINNNKRDKINNNIISTPPIQASQSDDSIICSGVMTKSSPLKDRSPAHLLSPIRIPTASLSFNSTLGSTPSIDTSEEVGCSMTRRSSSGGLMSPEVELTGQPGQKGAGEEQEGFYLLKKDSQRRMTLTRVLSQDEATLCNVWMRNIVQDGGQTVICMPHLELLMRGLRDYISDRNQDSITTALRTLKEELEFDSTTINQLQLAIYLFQTAVNEVLRMHSIKPHWMFALDNLVRNAVQTAITVLSPELGAGLIDQERVQTGADGHEEGSTSAMSTVNSLKSHKTVDSVDNNKYWREYHEQMSHLKSENVKLIQELLESQKIYHSLLQNALEEQRAQIGLLTHLCEDISRKFSRQESGYNSSVCGNASSPQASSVFLPQISVTDHNSPSNTDGKLVEWLQGLGIDDMSIERILYEEYTLEDILINICREDLRRIRLKGGIELKIWMAVMSHRNKSSN; encoded by the exons ATGCCATCAACCTGCGGGGAGCTACAAGAAATTTcag taataCCAGCCCATACGAGTGTACTAGACGGACAGTCAAGTACCGACAGCATAGGAACATACAGCGATGTATCCGGAAACACAACAATATCAACAAAACCAAAGATCCAAGTGGTCTGTGTGATCGATCTCAGTCAGCCGGAGAATCTCAACCACCGGAAACGCGCATTAGAGGAAATAAAACAAGCGTGTTCTCTAGTGAACACCAGTTTCAAACCAGTGCAATTTGAAAAACTCGACTTCGGGGAGACAAATGTCctggatttattttataacgcGGATGTTGCTGTTGTCGACTTGAGTGTCCGAGACCAGCAGTCAGCTCTATTCTACCATTTGGGCGTGCGGGAGAGTTTTGGTATGAAAGAAAACATAATGCTGTTCAATGACATCGACAATGAAGCAACCGTACGTTTGAAAGTGTCCTGCTGCAACTACACATTTGTGTCTTACCGCGTACTCGAATGCGGTACTTGCGTTGCAACAAAAACTTTGACAACCGCGCGAGCGGGTGAAGAAATTCTCGATCCCAAGCAACACTTGACATTgcggttaaaaaaattactccaagATGTTGAGGTGCAGTCGAAGGCACacatgaaagaaaaatttctcgcAGATTTACGGAAAGCCCGCGAAAGTTATTCCGGAATTGAATTAGCGCGTGCGCTAAATAACATGCGCAAGCGTCTTGACGACCCTAATGTCTTGTCCGGGGAAGTGATACTGAATGTACTGATATCATTTCGCGAGATTCAAGACTACGATGCGATGGTGCAGCTCGTAGAAGATCTCCACACAATTCCTAATCACAAAACTTACATAAATACACCAATGATCTGTTATCTTTACAGTTTCGCTCTCAGTCGTCGTAACAAAGAGGGTGATCGTGAACGTGCCGTTCGTCTTATCGAGAAAGCGctcgaaaaaaaagaaaatcacgTCCCCGATATGCTCTGTCTCTGTGGGCGTATTTACAAAGACAGATTTGTTGAAAGCCGTCATACTGACCAAGAGAGTTTGAAGAACGCAATCCACTGGTACCGCAAAGGCTTTGAAGTTCAGCCGAACGAGTATGCGGGTGTTAATTTAGCGACACTGCTGGTAATTGCGGGAAATGAATTTTCTACGAGTGAAGAGTTACAGCACATTGGGATGgtgctaaataatttaattggtaAGAAAGGAAGTCTGTCGAGTCTTAAAGAGTACTGGGATATCGCGACATTCTTTGAGATAAGTGTCCTAGCTCAGGACTACGCCAAAGCAATCCAAGCTGCTGAGTGTATGTTCAAATTAAAGGCGCCAAATTGGTATTTAAAATCGACAATTGGTAATATTTCGCTGATAAATagatttaggaaaaaaaatgaagaggGTGAGCTGTCACCCGAGgaacaaatatttagtttctggatggattattttattgaagcgACAAAAAATGacgtcaataattatataagatTTCCATTATTGATACTGGAGCCGTCTAAAATATTGATGCCGTCTTACGTCAATGTAAATTTGGGCGCTGAAGAAAAGTCTATTCAAATAGTCAATATATGTttgaattgtttaaaaaataactgcaAGCAGGTTCACGATTGGCTGTTTACTGCCAATATGATTCGCAGTGTCAGTTTATACAAACGTGACAAAAGATGCTTGTTTCTGTACGTCCATGAAAACTCAGACGATTTTCAAATGTATTTTCCATCTGAGTTGTGCAGGCAGAGGTTTTATGATCTGGTGCTGGAGATGACGGCTGATCAGGAGGGAATGGTCACTAATTTGGACGCTTATATGACTGATGGACAGATTAAGTATGAATATGAGCTGGATGATCAGAACAAACGCACGGTACTTGGCAAGGGTACTTATGGAATTGTTTATGCGGCGCGTGATTTAAATACTCAGGTCAGAATCGCTGTTAAGGAAATACGAGAAAAAAACTTGGGCGATGTGCAGCCACTTCATGAGGAAATTAAACTGCATAGTCAGCTGAGGCATCGTAATATTGTTCAGTATCTAGGATCGATAAGTGAGGATgggtattttaaaatatttatggaacAAGTACCTGGag GTAGTTTATCTGCTTTGTTAAGATCCAAGTGGGGACCACTCAAGGAGAACGAATCAACGATATCGTATTACACTAAGCAAATTCTTGAAGGATTGAAATATCTGCACGATCAAAAGATCGTTCACCGTGATATTAAAG gTGACAATGTATTGGTTAATACATACAGCGGAGTTGTTAAAATATCCGACTTCGGAATGTCTAAACGATTGGCTGGACTTTGTCCAAGTACTGAAACATTTACAGGGACATTGCAGTACATGGCGCCAGAAGTTATTGACAAAGGACAGCGCGGCTATGGTGCACCG gcggATGTATGGTCATTGGGTTGCACGGTAGTAGAAATGGCGACAGGAAAGCCTCCCTTCATCGAACTCGGTTCGCCTCAGGCTGCAGTATTCAAG GTGGGATATTACAAGATACATCCGGAAATACCGTCGGAGTTATCAGAGCGAGCTAAGAATTTTATACTACGTTGTTTTGAACCCAATCCAGATGTCAGAGCTCCTGCTGCAGTTCTTCTAGATGACCCATTTTTATATGa aaagaaaaaaagttctcGTTTACCAGCACCACCGGACTTTAGTCGCAGTATTTCAGTGCCAGGCGATCGGATTGAACGActtaataacaacaacatcaataacaataaacgtgataaaataaacaataacatcATTTCAACTCCTCCGATCCAAGCTTCACAATCCGATGACAg TATAATATGTAGCGGAGTGATGACCAAATCAAGTCCATTGAAAGATCGGAGCCCAGCACATCTTCTGTCTCCCATAAGAATTCCTACTGCTTCTCTGTCTTTCAACAG cacacTTGGAAGCACACCATCAATAGACACAAGCGAAGAAGTGGGTTGTTCTATGACGCGACGCAGTTCTTCAGGTGGATTGATGTCACCAGAAGTCGAATTGACTGGGCAGCCTGGACAGAAGGGTGCCGGTGAAGAGCAAGAgggtttttatttacttaaaaaagaCAGCCAGAGACGGATGACACTAACGAGGGTACTGAGCCAGGATGAAGCGACGCTCTGCAATGTTTGGATGCGAAATATCGTCCAAGATGGGGGACAAACTGTAATATGTATGCCGCATTTAGAACTTCTGATGCGTGGCTTACGTGATTATATATCTGATCGCAATCAAGACTCAATTACTACAGCATTGCGTACACTTAAAGAAGAATTGGAGTTTGACTCGACGACAATTAATCAGCTACAATtggctatttatttatttcaaactgcTGTCAATGAAGTTCTCAGAATGCACAGTATTAAACCGCACTGGATGTTTGCTTTAGATAATCTCGTTAGAAATGCTGTTCAAACTGCTATTACTGTATTATCACCtg aacttgGTGCCGGTTTAATTGATCAAGAGCGAGTCCAAACTGGTGCAGACGGTCACGAAGAAGGTTCAACCTCAGCTATGTCAACTGTTAACTCTTTAAAATCACACAAGACTGTCGATTCAGTGGACAACAATAAATATTGGCGGGAATACCATGAACAAATGAGCCACTTGAAGTCAGAAAACGTAAAACTCATTCAAGAGCTGCTCGAGAGTCAGAAAATCTATCATTCATTGCTACAAAACGCATTAGAGGAACAGAGAGCACAAATAGGTCTGCTGACTCATCTCTGCGAGGACATAAGTAGGAAATTCTCACGACAAGAATCcgg ATATAATTCAAGTGTCTGCGGTAATGCATCTTCCCCACAAGCCTCATCAGTGTTCTTGCCTCAAATAAGTGTCACAGATCACAATAGCCCGTCAAATACTGACGGCAAACTCGTTGAATGGCTTCAAGGTCTTGGCATAGATGATATGTCTATCGAAAgg attttatatGAAGAGTACACATtagaagatattttaattaacatttgtAGAGAAGATTTACGAAGAATAAGACTCAAAGGTGGTATCGAATTGAAAATATGGATGGCTGTTATGTCGCACCGTAACAAAAGTAGTAATTAA
- the LOC103579352 gene encoding mitogen-activated protein kinase kinase kinase 15 isoform X6 has product MFRKIAPLIFFIFYMCIFLFFSIFLIKLVKKKFKIIPAHTSVLDGQSSTDSIGTYSDVSGNTTISTKPKIQVVCVIDLSQPENLNHRKRALEEIKQACSLVNTSFKPVQFEKLDFGETNVLDLFYNADVAVVDLSVRDQQSALFYHLGVRESFGMKENIMLFNDIDNEATVRLKVSCCNYTFVSYRVLECGTCVATKTLTTARAGEEILDPKQHLTLRLKKLLQDVEVQSKAHMKEKFLADLRKARESYSGIELARALNNMRKRLDDPNVLSGEVILNVLISFREIQDYDAMVQLVEDLHTIPNHKTYINTPMICYLYSFALSRRNKEGDRERAVRLIEKALEKKENHVPDMLCLCGRIYKDRFVESRHTDQESLKNAIHWYRKGFEVQPNEYAGVNLATLLVIAGNEFSTSEELQHIGMVLNNLIGKKGSLSSLKEYWDIATFFEISVLAQDYAKAIQAAECMFKLKAPNWYLKSTIGNISLINRFRKKNEEGELSPEEQIFSFWMDYFIEATKNDVNNYIRFPLLILEPSKILMPSYVNVNLGAEEKSIQIVNICLNCLKNNCKQVHDWLFTANMIRSVSLYKRDKRCLFLYVHENSDDFQMYFPSELCRQRFYDLVLEMTADQEGMVTNLDAYMTDGQIKYEYELDDQNKRTVLGKGTYGIVYAARDLNTQVRIAVKEIREKNLGDVQPLHEEIKLHSQLRHRNIVQYLGSISEDGYFKIFMEQVPGGSLSALLRSKWGPLKENESTISYYTKQILEGLKYLHDQKIVHRDIKGDNVLVNTYSGVVKISDFGMSKRLAGLCPSTETFTGTLQYMAPEVIDKGQRGYGAPADVWSLGCTVVEMATGKPPFIELGSPQAAVFKVGYYKIHPEIPSELSERAKNFILRCFEPNPDVRAPAAVLLDDPFLYEKKKSSRLPAPPDFSRSISVPGDRIERLNNNNINNNKRDKINNNIISTPPIQASQSDDSTLGSTPSIDTSEEVGCSMTRRSSSGGLMSPEVELTGQPGQKGAGEEQEGFYLLKKDSQRRMTLTRVLSQDEATLCNVWMRNIVQDGGQTVICMPHLELLMRGLRDYISDRNQDSITTALRTLKEELEFDSTTINQLQLAIYLFQTAVNEVLRMHSIKPHWMFALDNLVRNAVQTAITVLSPELGAGLIDQERVQTGADGHEEGSTSAMSTVNSLKSHKTVDSVDNNKYWREYHEQMSHLKSENVKLIQELLESQKIYHSLLQNALEEQRAQIGLLTHLCEDISRKFSRQESGYNSSVCGNASSPQASSVFLPQISVTDHNSPSNTDGKLVEWLQGLGIDDMSIERILYEEYTLEDILINICREDLRRIRLKGGIELKIWMAVMSHRNKSSN; this is encoded by the exons atgtttcgaaaaattgcacctctaattttttttattttctacatgtgcatatttttatttttttctatttttttaattaaattggtgaagaaaaaattcaaaa taataCCAGCCCATACGAGTGTACTAGACGGACAGTCAAGTACCGACAGCATAGGAACATACAGCGATGTATCCGGAAACACAACAATATCAACAAAACCAAAGATCCAAGTGGTCTGTGTGATCGATCTCAGTCAGCCGGAGAATCTCAACCACCGGAAACGCGCATTAGAGGAAATAAAACAAGCGTGTTCTCTAGTGAACACCAGTTTCAAACCAGTGCAATTTGAAAAACTCGACTTCGGGGAGACAAATGTCctggatttattttataacgcGGATGTTGCTGTTGTCGACTTGAGTGTCCGAGACCAGCAGTCAGCTCTATTCTACCATTTGGGCGTGCGGGAGAGTTTTGGTATGAAAGAAAACATAATGCTGTTCAATGACATCGACAATGAAGCAACCGTACGTTTGAAAGTGTCCTGCTGCAACTACACATTTGTGTCTTACCGCGTACTCGAATGCGGTACTTGCGTTGCAACAAAAACTTTGACAACCGCGCGAGCGGGTGAAGAAATTCTCGATCCCAAGCAACACTTGACATTgcggttaaaaaaattactccaagATGTTGAGGTGCAGTCGAAGGCACacatgaaagaaaaatttctcgcAGATTTACGGAAAGCCCGCGAAAGTTATTCCGGAATTGAATTAGCGCGTGCGCTAAATAACATGCGCAAGCGTCTTGACGACCCTAATGTCTTGTCCGGGGAAGTGATACTGAATGTACTGATATCATTTCGCGAGATTCAAGACTACGATGCGATGGTGCAGCTCGTAGAAGATCTCCACACAATTCCTAATCACAAAACTTACATAAATACACCAATGATCTGTTATCTTTACAGTTTCGCTCTCAGTCGTCGTAACAAAGAGGGTGATCGTGAACGTGCCGTTCGTCTTATCGAGAAAGCGctcgaaaaaaaagaaaatcacgTCCCCGATATGCTCTGTCTCTGTGGGCGTATTTACAAAGACAGATTTGTTGAAAGCCGTCATACTGACCAAGAGAGTTTGAAGAACGCAATCCACTGGTACCGCAAAGGCTTTGAAGTTCAGCCGAACGAGTATGCGGGTGTTAATTTAGCGACACTGCTGGTAATTGCGGGAAATGAATTTTCTACGAGTGAAGAGTTACAGCACATTGGGATGgtgctaaataatttaattggtaAGAAAGGAAGTCTGTCGAGTCTTAAAGAGTACTGGGATATCGCGACATTCTTTGAGATAAGTGTCCTAGCTCAGGACTACGCCAAAGCAATCCAAGCTGCTGAGTGTATGTTCAAATTAAAGGCGCCAAATTGGTATTTAAAATCGACAATTGGTAATATTTCGCTGATAAATagatttaggaaaaaaaatgaagaggGTGAGCTGTCACCCGAGgaacaaatatttagtttctggatggattattttattgaagcgACAAAAAATGacgtcaataattatataagatTTCCATTATTGATACTGGAGCCGTCTAAAATATTGATGCCGTCTTACGTCAATGTAAATTTGGGCGCTGAAGAAAAGTCTATTCAAATAGTCAATATATGTttgaattgtttaaaaaataactgcaAGCAGGTTCACGATTGGCTGTTTACTGCCAATATGATTCGCAGTGTCAGTTTATACAAACGTGACAAAAGATGCTTGTTTCTGTACGTCCATGAAAACTCAGACGATTTTCAAATGTATTTTCCATCTGAGTTGTGCAGGCAGAGGTTTTATGATCTGGTGCTGGAGATGACGGCTGATCAGGAGGGAATGGTCACTAATTTGGACGCTTATATGACTGATGGACAGATTAAGTATGAATATGAGCTGGATGATCAGAACAAACGCACGGTACTTGGCAAGGGTACTTATGGAATTGTTTATGCGGCGCGTGATTTAAATACTCAGGTCAGAATCGCTGTTAAGGAAATACGAGAAAAAAACTTGGGCGATGTGCAGCCACTTCATGAGGAAATTAAACTGCATAGTCAGCTGAGGCATCGTAATATTGTTCAGTATCTAGGATCGATAAGTGAGGATgggtattttaaaatatttatggaacAAGTACCTGGag GTAGTTTATCTGCTTTGTTAAGATCCAAGTGGGGACCACTCAAGGAGAACGAATCAACGATATCGTATTACACTAAGCAAATTCTTGAAGGATTGAAATATCTGCACGATCAAAAGATCGTTCACCGTGATATTAAAG gTGACAATGTATTGGTTAATACATACAGCGGAGTTGTTAAAATATCCGACTTCGGAATGTCTAAACGATTGGCTGGACTTTGTCCAAGTACTGAAACATTTACAGGGACATTGCAGTACATGGCGCCAGAAGTTATTGACAAAGGACAGCGCGGCTATGGTGCACCG gcggATGTATGGTCATTGGGTTGCACGGTAGTAGAAATGGCGACAGGAAAGCCTCCCTTCATCGAACTCGGTTCGCCTCAGGCTGCAGTATTCAAG GTGGGATATTACAAGATACATCCGGAAATACCGTCGGAGTTATCAGAGCGAGCTAAGAATTTTATACTACGTTGTTTTGAACCCAATCCAGATGTCAGAGCTCCTGCTGCAGTTCTTCTAGATGACCCATTTTTATATGa aaagaaaaaaagttctcGTTTACCAGCACCACCGGACTTTAGTCGCAGTATTTCAGTGCCAGGCGATCGGATTGAACGActtaataacaacaacatcaataacaataaacgtgataaaataaacaataacatcATTTCAACTCCTCCGATCCAAGCTTCACAATCCGATGACAg cacacTTGGAAGCACACCATCAATAGACACAAGCGAAGAAGTGGGTTGTTCTATGACGCGACGCAGTTCTTCAGGTGGATTGATGTCACCAGAAGTCGAATTGACTGGGCAGCCTGGACAGAAGGGTGCCGGTGAAGAGCAAGAgggtttttatttacttaaaaaagaCAGCCAGAGACGGATGACACTAACGAGGGTACTGAGCCAGGATGAAGCGACGCTCTGCAATGTTTGGATGCGAAATATCGTCCAAGATGGGGGACAAACTGTAATATGTATGCCGCATTTAGAACTTCTGATGCGTGGCTTACGTGATTATATATCTGATCGCAATCAAGACTCAATTACTACAGCATTGCGTACACTTAAAGAAGAATTGGAGTTTGACTCGACGACAATTAATCAGCTACAATtggctatttatttatttcaaactgcTGTCAATGAAGTTCTCAGAATGCACAGTATTAAACCGCACTGGATGTTTGCTTTAGATAATCTCGTTAGAAATGCTGTTCAAACTGCTATTACTGTATTATCACCtg aacttgGTGCCGGTTTAATTGATCAAGAGCGAGTCCAAACTGGTGCAGACGGTCACGAAGAAGGTTCAACCTCAGCTATGTCAACTGTTAACTCTTTAAAATCACACAAGACTGTCGATTCAGTGGACAACAATAAATATTGGCGGGAATACCATGAACAAATGAGCCACTTGAAGTCAGAAAACGTAAAACTCATTCAAGAGCTGCTCGAGAGTCAGAAAATCTATCATTCATTGCTACAAAACGCATTAGAGGAACAGAGAGCACAAATAGGTCTGCTGACTCATCTCTGCGAGGACATAAGTAGGAAATTCTCACGACAAGAATCcgg ATATAATTCAAGTGTCTGCGGTAATGCATCTTCCCCACAAGCCTCATCAGTGTTCTTGCCTCAAATAAGTGTCACAGATCACAATAGCCCGTCAAATACTGACGGCAAACTCGTTGAATGGCTTCAAGGTCTTGGCATAGATGATATGTCTATCGAAAgg attttatatGAAGAGTACACATtagaagatattttaattaacatttgtAGAGAAGATTTACGAAGAATAAGACTCAAAGGTGGTATCGAATTGAAAATATGGATGGCTGTTATGTCGCACCGTAACAAAAGTAGTAATTAA